The following proteins are co-located in the Prionailurus viverrinus isolate Anna chromosome A1, UM_Priviv_1.0, whole genome shotgun sequence genome:
- the LOC125168452 gene encoding LOW QUALITY PROTEIN: 40S ribosomal protein S3a-like (The sequence of the model RefSeq protein was modified relative to this genomic sequence to represent the inferred CDS: inserted 1 base in 1 codon), translating to MLMSKARSDEFKIDIALLAPWLSARTKRLMKGSKKGAKKKVVDPFSKKGWCDVKVPAMFNIRNIRNTLVTRTQATKIASDDPKGHVFKVSLADLQNDEVAFRKFKLITEDVQGKNCXNFCGMDLTHDRMCSMVKKCQIMIEAPVNVKTTNGYLLHLFCVAFTTKRNIQIWKTCYAHHQQIHQIWKKLMEIMTQEVQTNDLKKVVNKLIPDSIGNDIEKICQSIYPLHDVFIRKVKMLTKPNFELGKLMELHDEGSSSGKATGSETGAKVEQADGYEPPAQESV from the exons ATGTTGATGTCCAAAGCCAGATCGGATGAATTTAAAATAGACATAGCACTTTTGGCTCCCTGGTTGTCAGCAAGAACCAAGCGCCTTATGAAAGGCAGCAAAAAAGGAGCCAAGAAGAAAGTGGTTGATCCATTTTCAAAGAAAGGTTGGTGTGATGTAAAAGTGCCAGCTATGTTTAATATAAGAAATATCAGAAACACACTAGTCACAAGAACTCAAGCAACCAAAATCGCATCCGATGACCCTAAGGGTCATGTTTTCAAAGTGAGCCTTGCTGATCTGCAGAATGATGAAGTTGCATTTAGAAAGTTCAAGCTAATTACTGAAGATGTTCAAGGCAAAAACT CTAATTTCTGTGGCATGGATCTTACCCATGACAGAATGTGTTCCATGGTCAAAAAATGTCAGATCATGATTGAAGCTCCTGTTAATGTCAAGACTACCAATGGTTATTTGCTTCATCTCTTTTGTGTTGCTTTTACTACTAAACGCAACATTCAGATTTGGAAGACCTGTTATGCTCACCACCAGCAAATCcaccaaatttggaaaaaattgaTGGAAATCATGACCCAAGAGGTGCAGACAAATGACCTGAAAAAAGTGGTCAATAAATTGATTCCAGACAGCATCGGGAATGACATAGAAAAGATTTGTCAGTCTATTTATCCACTCCATGATGTCTtcattagaaaagtaaaaatgctgaCAAAACCTAACTTTGAACTGGGAAAGCTCATGGAGCTTCATGATGAAGGTAGTAGTTCTGGAAAAGCTACTGGGAGTGAGACTGGTGCTAAAGTTGAACAAGCTGATGGATATGAGCCACCAGCCCAAGAATCTGTTTAA